The nucleotide window TGTATAAAACCTTTTTCGTTTGCTGTACGTTCCCAAGCAGCTTCGTATTAGAATCTTATACTTCGCACGTTGGCATGGTCCATCTGTTGCCCTCCTTTCTGGTTTGAGATTGCTTACACTGCAAGCTCTGGAAGAATCCCACATTCTGAAACTTTCTGCAGCTCAGGCATATGTATTCTCTCAAACTTTGCTGATGGCAGGCGACATATAAACTTTGATGGAGGGCCATCGCCTCTAGCTAGCCGCAGCAGAACAATTATtcatcgcaaaaaaaaaaaatgtctcATCTGAGCATTCTCTCCTTCAAGTACAATCTCGCGAAGCTCCGGTCCAAGGCCGGCCGGCCAACGGGGCGGCCGCTGTCGGCCAGGGACCGGCAGTTCTCCGACCTGAGCACCTACAagcccgacgacgaggagatgaaGAAAgtagagacttttccctgtgtgcccttataaaagatcgtaatcccctgtgtgcccctgaaaaaattcagcggtcttcagcgccactgctccaactttttcgtgtcatctatgccacttccgtcagtttgggctctaacgccgttaaactgcaggtgtaaaaagacgaaaatgcccttaagttcaaatatgttattaattttttttgagcatcttaacgacttccaatgaaaaaactcaaaactagaaagttgtagatctcgtcgagatctataattttcatataaatttttttttcatttaatttcgcaaaaaaaataatatgatttttctaagatatattaatcatatcaaatcatattttttttgcgaaattaaatgaaaaaaaaatttatatgaaaattatagatctcgacgagatctacaactttctagttttaagttttttcatttgaagtcgttaagatgctaaaaaaaaattaataacatatttgaacttaagggcattttcgtcttttcacacctgcagtttaacggcgttagagcccaaactgacggaagtggcatggatgacacgaaaaagttggagtagtggcgctgaagaccgctgaattttttcaggggcacacaggggattacgatcttttataagggcacacagggaaaagtctcaagAAAGTATTCAACATGATAGCTAGCCAATCCCGTGGGATCAACAAGAAAGACCTCCAGCAGCTCCTGGAGAGGTTTGGGAAGGCGGACGCCGCCACCGAGGCGCGGCGGATGATGTGCGTCGCGGACCACAACAAGGACGGGTACATGGACCTGGAGGAGTTCATGGAGGTGCACCGGAACGGCGTGCAGCTCGGGGACATCCGGCGGGCCTTCTTCGTGTTCGACAGGGACGAGGACGGCAGGATCAGTGCGGAGGAGGTCATGACGGTCCTGCGCAAGCTCGGGCAGAGCTGCAGCCTGGATGAGTGCCAGAAGATGGTGAGGGAGATCGACAGGGACGGCGATGGCTTCGTGGGCATGGACGATTTTATGGTCATGATGACTCGCCCGCGGAGGAAGCCGTGACTGAGCACCGAGCTAGCTAGCTTCCGTGCACATCCTGATGTAAAATATGTCATGCAAATCATATCCTGAATAAGATGATCATATTCAAACCAGCTCTCATTTAGCTTTATCTTCTCTTCTGCTGTTTATCTTTCTGCAGCTTGCTGATGACACGCTATTAGAAATCTAGGGGTCTTCCAAGCCTGGCTGTCACTGCTCTTTGCAGTTGCCCGTTTGCTCTGCACAGTAGAATTCCCGCTGCAACAACAGTTGCTTCTTCATCCGGAAGCACACAGAATGGTTGTAGTACGGAGTAGGAGTAGCGATTACAGTCTTGTCGATGACCCGACAACTTGCAGTGTCTGACGTAGCGAAAGTACTTTTTTTTAGACGAGCTACCGAAAGTACTTGAAACGAATAACCTGTGCCCTGTGCCCATGAAACTTTACCAAAAATTTCAAAGTCAATGCAAGTTTGTAGCGCATGCATGGCAAGTTGAAATCTAACACGGGTTCTCGTCCCGATTTCTTTTTCCTTGCTGGGCTGTCGTTATGCTCTTTTTTACGGTTTTTTGTTGGGTTCGTTTCAACTTTATATTACATTTTCTTTAATAAATATGTACTCCGTGTGTTAGAAAAATTGAAGGCCCTACCGACCGGATATCCAGCGCCAGCAGCGTGCCCGGATGTAGCTCCTAGTCCCAGTCAACCGAACTGTGACTCTGCTCGTAGTCCCAGGCTCACCAACAGGAGCACCCCATCTAAGCATCCTCACCTAACAGAAAAAGTGAGCCGAAGTGGAGAGCATACGCTCGCGTCCACACCGCCATCCCCCGGCGTGCCTCCTCCCCAGTCTGAGAAGGATGCAAAGCAGCAGAAGGCGATGAGGAGACACCAATGTGAGATAGCAGAAGGCGAGGAggaagatgcaacacccgatctatttttgaaacatccagatacaacacttgcaacatacgtctgaagacagatgaaacatttgaaatatgcatctgaaacacttaaaaagacacatgaaacacatgaaacgccattgcaacacatacgcaacatccaagcAAAACACTCGTTACATAAGTGTGAAAgatatacaacatctagataaacacacttgcaacatacatcagaaaaaacagataaaacattggaaacagacatttgcaacataagtgtataatcattgcaacatatgcaacatctcgatctacttttgcaacattcatacaAAACCCTTACAACAtttctctgaaacacttgaaacatacgtttgcaacatgcactttcagtgtaatgtcaccttgctgctttGGAAAAACTTTTGCTGGTTCttctaaaaaaaaataaaaagactaACAATTTGGAACGGAACCGAGAGGGAGCACGTTACTTTCTTCAAGCAGCACCAAGCCACCACGAGAAAAACGAAGCGTGTATGGTTGCAGAGTTTAAACGAGAGGGCAATAATGCAGGGCCGCATTTCAGCATCATATTCCATCTCCTTTTAACAAGATAGCACTATACAGTGTACAGTACGCCCGATTTTCCTCTCTTTGCAGATTCCCACATTGTGCGGCTGCCCGTGCATGGTTACCTCTTGCAGCTTATTACACGATTCTATTCCACGACACCATCAATCAGCTGGATGATGAATGCAGAAGCTCATATCTTCAGCTTTTAATTTTGTTCTTTTTCAGCCACTCGTTGGGTGCAGATTCTTGCTCCATTCAACTAGTGCACGAGGATCTAGACGGCTCCATCTGATCGGCGCGCGATAGATGCTGCCGTTGTGCTCTTGGACCTGGCAGTGGCCTATTTGTCGACCACCAAATCTGCGTAGAGAATAAGCTAAGCTGCAAAAGGTCACAACAAGGCAGGGGTAAGATGCAAACAAGCCGTGATAAACGTTACAACAGAAAAAGTGACGGCAGTAGGCGTTGTGTAGCACGCGACAGCTTGCCAAATTGGCTTGCTTATATAAGAGCAATAGGTCTCAACAAGTTGCTGCACACACACATTCAGGCAGGAAGAAAGGGTATAGGTCATTTGCAGAGGAGCCTTTTGTGCTGGTAGTGTTGTGACTTgtgagccgccgccgctgctgctgctgcgctcgACTGACCGATGGCGATCAAGAACATGACggtggcggcgacgacgacgcggTCGCTGGACGCGGACATGACGGTGGACGAGTTCAAGGAGTGGCTGCGGCGGTTCGACACGGACCGGGACGGGCGCATCAGCCGCGACGAGCTGCGGCGCGCCATGCGCGCCATCCGCGCCCGGTTCACGGGGTGGAGGAGCAAGCAGGGCATCAGCTACGCCGACACGGACGGCGATGGCTACATCGACGACAGCGAGGTGGACGGCCTCATCGAGTTCGCGCAGAAGAACCTCGGCCTCAAGATCGTCGCCTACTAATCTCGCATCTCGCATGGCGGCGcgcgcggcgggcggcgggcgctgGCTCGCCATGAGCTAGCTATAGCGACAACAAACCATCACTCTCCCTGCCGGCTAAAATAAGAACGGTTTGATCTATCTCTTGTCCGTTAAAACTTGCTTTCCATGTACTTACACCCTATTCGTTTGGCTCGTAAGCCGTTCTTTTTCagctaacgaataatatttttctctcgcaataaaTCAGTTAATATTATTTTcaatcatggcttatcagtcaaacaaACAGGACATAGCCAATTCGAGTTCGAGATCATGTACTATAGCTCTCTATGTTGTTCTTgttgtgtgtgtatatatgtaCGGTGTGTTGTGTGTATGGTACACATGCGTTGCTGCCTGCCTCGGCTTGCATAGCCTAGCTCCGGCCGTGCCATGGGTGCTGTGGATGTTCAATTGCTCTAGTGAAATTGACAATATAATTAATGCTTGACCATCCCGTGTGAACATACCACaaaaaaagatattatttttctaagatatattaattatatcaaattatattttttacgaaattaaataaagataaattttatataaaaattatagatctcaacgacatctacaactttctagttttgagttcttttcatttgaattcgttaagatgctcaaaaatatAATGATATATTTAGACCTAaaggtattttcgacttttcacacctgcagtttgacaccACTAGAGCCCaatctgacggcagtggcatggaggacaaaAAATAAGATTAGAACAGTGGCGCTGAAGTCTGCCAAACTTTTTCAGTGGCTCACAaggaattacgatcttttataataaCTCATAAGGAATTCCCTTCTTTTTCTTTATCTTGTGCAGTGTGTCTCACACCCATTTTCCTTACGTTGTCTTTTACCTCTCGCATGACGACTCATTTCCCTCGTCATGAGAGTAGGGTGGCCTGATCTTTCGATTGAGATGAATATCTTGATTAGTGGATAAAGGCAATGTTAAGCGCCCCACTACAACTATCTAAAGATTTTGTGTCTTAGCGATCGATACACCATCTCTAATGGTTGCTCATGATTTTGTGCAGGACGATCAATCGGCGAAGAGGCACTCATCATGCAACTGCAAGCAACCGAagaaccaacttgaataaattaAATAGTGAAAGAAccgaggatgccgcctagagggggtgaataggcgtttctaaaaatttaaCCCTTCAAAATACGGAAACGATTAGTGTTGGAGTTTCTTGGAAACTCCTAATCAGATAAATAAACTCCTCACGAGTTAGCtaacagagtaaacaaggtatgtCTAAGATATCTAGGAGCTAAAACTCTGCACCATAAAGGTTAGAAATGAGATTGAATAAAAACAGCAGAGTCCAC belongs to Miscanthus floridulus cultivar M001 chromosome 4, ASM1932011v1, whole genome shotgun sequence and includes:
- the LOC136551922 gene encoding calmodulin-like protein 30, with translation MSHLSILSFKYNLAKLRSKAGRPTGRPLSARDRQFSDLSTYKPDDEEMKKKVFNMIASQSRGINKKDLQQLLERFGKADAATEARRMMCVADHNKDGYMDLEEFMEVHRNGVQLGDIRRAFFVFDRDEDGRISAEEVMTVLRKLGQSCSLDECQKMVREIDRDGDGFVGMDDFMVMMTRPRRKP
- the LOC136549899 gene encoding polcalcin Phl p 7-like, encoding MAIKNMTVAATTTRSLDADMTVDEFKEWLRRFDTDRDGRISRDELRRAMRAIRARFTGWRSKQGISYADTDGDGYIDDSEVDGLIEFAQKNLGLKIVAY